The following DNA comes from Diadema setosum chromosome 20, eeDiaSeto1, whole genome shotgun sequence.
ttcCTACATTTTGACACAATTATTGAGCATGATCATACTTGCCTAACATTAAAATGTGGAAGTGTGGAGGTCCAACAGAATAGAACAGAGTTGCATGATACTCAAATCAATAAATGCCATTAAAAAATGAAGCTGTTATTGGGGAGCTTGCAATATTATGAATGTGCCAATTGTTTCTAACTGAAAGGCAGCATAATCTCTAAAATGTATTTTAGGTCATTAAAGAGCAATGACAGAAGACTTAAAATCATGGTTTATATTGCTGGGAAGGTGTGACCTTTCATTCAGTTTCAGTAACCTCagatattaacccgttgaggacggactgattttgctacaactcgtatttcccatagacacctgtccgagtatactcgggacttgtcctcaacgggttaaagtaaAACACTTGTGTGCAGTGTTGCACCATGCATCTATACATACCGACCTTCAAATATGACAAAGATAGTTTTTATCTTATAGAATTATGCCAGCTGGGTCTGCCTTTGGTATTTTATCTGCAGTTAGGACTGAATTTCAAAGCATCATCCTTTCACAAACTATTTCATGGCATTCGGAAAGAATTAAGGACACACATAAACAAGATTACCATTCACTGATACTTAACATTCTCTGCATGTTTACAGGCAAAACAATGTCATTACAAACCCTGACATTTCATCTGGCCTTTTATCTAGCGGACAATGCAAATGTTTGCACACCACCTTGGTAGTCTGCTGTATATTGACATTGCACTTTAAACACATGAACACTCACAGTGTAACTAGAGACAGATGGACATTAGCAAGGGTAGATGCCATATGAAGGGTTATGCACAATTCTTGACATTTTATACACCAGGCTGCAGTGAACTAATTGTATTGCCATTTAAAATCCTAATCTAATTTCTTGTTTTACTCCAATGACATTTCTCCCACAGTATTCCTCAGGGCAAGAGGGAAAACAGTGTGTTGTTGCCATTATCAGATACATGGCTTTTGTTATTCATCACatagaaatgaaatgtattttatatgaatatattgatCTGCAGTGACAAAATTGTGGAAAATGTGTAGTTTCCCTAAAATtgttccccccaaaaaaaccaGCAAACATTCTACCTGATTCAAGTTACAAAATTTTAAGGagacttttttttatgatgtcatCAATAAGTAAAAACCCACCAGTAAGGTAAAAGTATTCAGGTCTTGTACATGCTACAGACCTTCAAAGTGTTTTGTGTGCATTCATACAGtatatgaaaattgttgatCAATACATTTTCACATCGCATAGTACAACATTGTAGGTTAAAATTGCTAAAGCGAGAGACAGCAATTCAACTATAAGATATACCAACATATTGGATACATAACATATCAAATCTGTGCTATGAAGTAAGAGAAGTGAAGGATAATATAAGGCTGATGGTTATACagaaaatgtattaaaattTGAAGCAACTTATTGGATTGTTGACAGAATACAGCAACACTGTACAGCCTTGTGAAAATTCATGTTGTGTTTCTGAATCTGTACACAAGACAAGTTACTCGGCAGTCGACCCATTCCTTGATGTACAAACACAAGGCTCAATGTGACACAGACTCTAAACCGTGTGACCGATGTACCTGCAGAAAGCTACAAGATCACATGGCCCGGGCTAGGTCTGCACTTACAACACAGATTACACTACCAGCGCTTGTCACAGCTAGTAGAAGCCAAATGAGCCAACTCATGCAGACATTGGTACCTCCTATGGAAGAGTGCACATACAATATAATAACCTCTGCATAGTTAGAAGTGGCACATGTGATATATTAGATTACAGTCAGTGTATATAATGACttgcatgtcttttttttttttcctgcagtcTCACATGAGCAGGATGTGGATTCTATGCATCCATGCATGTGCACTTGAGCATGGCGCTGTAAAACTAAACTTTTAAAAGCCACCACACACAAGACAACTATTCAAgccatacatgcatgtacagtgttgTTTACATGCCACCAGTGCTCTTTAAAGGGGTGATATACATAtttgtagttttggttgaggtggggattcagattttaacattttacaagataatcagaaacctctcgtaaaatatgaaagggcatacaattgtatcaagaggtattcaaagttatttgatgaaaatcaggtttgaaatggctgagatatcaacaacaaaaaacacacacacagtattaaaaacaaagaggtcctaataaatggtgggtcccacctttttttatgatctctttgttttggatatctcagccatttcaaaaccaattttcatcaaatattctgaattcctcttagaattgtatgctctttcatatttcataagaggtttctcattatcttaccaaaaataagctggaaacctgaagccgcatctcaaccaaaatcgtaccatccctttaagctaacTGTTCATCTCATACTGTACTATTTGCTTTGGGGCACTTTCTGTCTAAGGATATATGGTATTGATGGCAGGTTTTTCCTTCCTATTTTCCTTCACACTGCTCTATCATATGACAGTAAATTATTTCAGCATGAGGAACATACAAATAGCATGCTGGTGAGTGTACTTTTCACCTCTAAGATAATTGTATAGTGCAGGGTGTGTTACTCTGTCCTGTCTCCCTCAATTCACTGTTCACCGGTGtgacagaaatatacaatactTGAGAAGTAAACACAATTAAATGAATAGAGCTTAACACTTCACATTGCTGACATATTTTCAAAGATCACAATAGCGTCCCCACTGAATAGAATTCCCACTGACAGCAGTTAAGTTATGATACCTTGCCACGACTGATTTCATTTCATGCCACATTTGctaaatgtgtttgtgtatatctCCATTGATTTCTTTGTACTGCAGGGAAAAGCAACATGGCGGGTGCAGTACTGGGAAATGTATGAGAAATGAATAGCACAACCAACGATTACAATGGCTCATTCAAGGTTCGCAAAAATTTTTTCTGCAATGGCACAGACAACACCAAGAGTCACATAGAGGAGTTCATCAACCGCCACCTCGTGTGCGCTGGGTGCAGGGGGCACTTTCAGACACCTATCTACACCCCAACCCTGCTTCCCTGCCTCCATTCCATCTGCCCTTCTTGTCTTGAGGAAGCCTCCACTAGGGCCAATCAGACAGGAGAAGGTGTCCGCATAGTGTGCCCAACCTGCAAACAGACGGTGCCCTCCGAACACGGCCTGCTTGGACAGGACGCCGTGCAGCTGGACTATCACGCCGACTTCCTCTTTGAGTATCTGGGCTACACCAGAGGGTTGGTCAAGCTCTGTGAGGGCTGCGAGAAGCTGACAACGATTGCTGTCGCCTGCTGCTCTAATTGTGTCAAGCTCCTGTGCAAGGAGTGCCTAGTGAGACATCAGTACACCGTCGGATACAGTCACCAGCACTTCCAGGACGTGAACGACCTGACCGAACAGGACTGGACGGTGTTTCAACGGCAGCAGAAGTTCTGTGTAGTTCATCAGAGCCAGGCCCTGACACTCTACTGCAACGGAGACGACTGCAAACTTCCTGTGTGTCTTTCTTGCTGCAGGAGTGACCACGCATCAGCTGAGCACAACATTTCAGATTTATCATCAGTTATTGAACAGCTCAAGGCGGAGCTTGTCGAACTTCTCATCATGAGTGAGAACCAGACCAAGTTATTGGAGAAACTCCTAGAAAACATTGACAGCGTTACTGCCAAGCTGACAACCAATGCTGATGAGGCCACACGCCAGATTAAGGCATTGTTCTCGAGATGCCACAAAGTGCTATACGAGAGGGAGGCAAAGCTCTTGGAGTCTGTCAAGAATGCACATGAGCGAATGCAGCAGGGTCTCAAGCAGCAGAAGGATGATGCCAAGACCATGTTGGCACACGTTGCAGTCATGTCCGACTGTGCTAATAGCAACAATAATCAAAACAACAAGGTATCCTTGGCAAGAGTGCAGAAGAAATTAGTCAGTTTTTTCCAGGAGGTGGCCAATGGGACTTTTTATCCTCTACCTCTTGCCAATAGCTGTGTGGAGTTCAGTCATACAAACAATGAGGCTTTGACATACTTTGACAGTGCTGTGCGGGATTTGGGGAAGGTGATACAGAGTGATGAAGTGCCTTTCTTGACCCTCGTTCATCTGGAGGAATCCTTTGTCTACCAGGAAAACATTGTTTCACTTGAAATGACCAACCTTCAGGGGGAACGCTCAACTCATGGTGGGGCTATGATCACAGCCAAGATGGTGGCTCCATCGGGAGAGAATGTTGAGTGCATAGTTGTGGACAACATGGACGGGTCCTATGTCATTAGATTCTTTCCATCTGATCCTGGTGAACACTTCTTGTATGTTGAAGTTAGTCGAGAGCCCATCAGGGAAAAGCCTATCAAAGTGCCCGTGCATGCGCTAGCAACAGAAATCAAAGGTGAGAACACTGATGAGGAATGCTCCATTGAAATATTTGCCAAGGATTGCAATGGGAAGCGCTCCTCTTTGTCAAAGGATCTCAAGTTCAAGGCCGACATTCTTGATCCTCAAAGAGAGCAGCTGAAGCCTGAACTCTATTACTATCCGTACGGTCATCACTGCATTCTGTTCCGTCCTAAGGCCGTTGGTGAACATAGAGTAGTTATACAACTGAATGATGTTACCCTCAAGTGCTCACCTGTCATTGTGCCCATTCATCGGATCATCACCTGCAAAGTTGACAAGACCCAGTTCTTCTTAGAGAACATTTCTGGGATGACTGTGACAAATATGGGCAAGATCTTCTTGGCTGACACCATCCAGAACGAAAGAGTGCTTGGTTTCACAGGACATGGCGAATGTTTCATCAAGATCAAAGTGCCCTACAAAGGTGATGCCCTCATATCAAAGGACAGGAAGGACAACCTTGCTCTCTTATTCCCGTATCGACAGGTCATGATCTTTTACAACCAGAAGGGGAAACAGATAAGGTTCTTTGACACTCCACAGGTGGTAAATCCTGTATCTATTGCTGTGACATCAGCAGATGAAACCCTCATCCTGGAATGCCTCAGTAGTTCTATCCTTGTGTACAATTCTGCAGGAATCCTTCAGACCACTGTGGGCGGTGCCAACCATGCACTTTCCCTAGGCTACCCTGTCTCCATGAGCCTCGACTCCAGAGACAACATCTACATCAGCAACAAAACTGGTGGTGCCATCCTCAACCTGACCTGGAAAGGAGATTTCCGGAGGGAAATTGCCCTCTCCGATACTTTCAATCAGATCGGGTCTGTCGACTGCACACCTGATGGCTACATCCTGATCCACGAGGAAAAGCTCTCCCAGGTGGTGTACGTCATCAGTCGATCCAGCGGCAACGTCTTGAGGTCTGTGAACGTCCATGGCATTGTAGGCTTCCTGGAACACTTGGGAGTCACTCCTGATGGTTGCTTCATCAAGCTAGATCGCAAAACGGGTTGTCTGAGGAAGTATAGGTATGCCTACTACAGCTCAAAGAATGGAACTAGACAGAAAAGTACTCCGGCCGAAGATGTCTTTGAGGTGATAGGATAGAAGCTTAGCAATGGGCAAACAAAAAGTTTGATATACGTGGCTTGTTATCACACTTGGGAGTAGTAGCCATGAGCACATCATGCATGAAATAATTTACAAAGAATTACTTGTAGTGTAAAGCAATGTATACCTTCACACGTGGCTGTCTGTGTAAAATGGACTTGACAGTCTGCATCAAGATTTCAAGTCCAGGAATGGcacatttctgtttttgttttttttttaatgctgtatCTTTTTATTGTAACTTTTATTTGTCATTGCtgatattaccccccccccctttttattCAAACTGTGCTCTATTTTGTCACAAGCCACTGCTTGTTTCAGTTACAGAATTATCAAAAGCCTCTAAACCATGAAACCTATTGGGGGTGACAAAAAAGACAGTGTTTAACATTCCTTAACATTGCATTCTGTGGCTCAAACTAAAAGATTCTGAAACTTTGCTGACTGAGCCGTATCATGGTGCTCAGATggatgttcaaaaaaaaaaaaaaaacaccacccCACACACTATAAAAACATGCCAACTATTTGGGGAATTATATGCTGTCATTATCAAGATATCTATAATAAAAGATCACCATGGTGATGTTCATTGAAAATTAGCTTCCAGAAATCTGTGCCACTCATAAAAAGCGCAGTTAGGGTTAAGCCCCTGGAATCATCATCTCAGAATACTCCTGACAttatacatacaattgtaggttgacatgaaaaatgagaaagttCACATTAATATCATGGTGCAGAGCATGTATAACAATTGATTATagtcatataattattatgacgcACATTCAAAATAGGACCTGCTATTACACTGACCTCTGTATATCATTCCACACAGATACCAGGGTGCTAAAACCCTGTTTGCCCAATTGCCCTGGGCAACTAAAACCCAGTGTGGGGCAAGTGGCATGAACAGACACTTCCCTGTTTTTTAGGCATGGACCCATACTTAGTAATAGATGGTAATGCTGGAAACAACACGTTTTGTAATGCCCTGTGATATTGGAAATTCTGGAAACATAATCTGTTtctgggcaagtccaagatatcgcgcaccttacgtatgggacattcagagatttcaaacctctgaaaagtaatgaaggagcacttggattttattgtttatcatcaggaggactggtatccttgagaagaatattgtgtttaagtttggtgtcatttgaccttgggttgattattttattaagaaaaatatgccaacttacgtatgggaccagagaaaaactggatttttcaaaataaagtttgaactgaaaattctctgaaagtaccttactgatcaagttctgtttggaagtgaagaaaggtacaatactgaagtatctttcagcaaagtttcactgcaaaagaataaagcatattttcatgaagttggtttaattaacgaaagtacaccttacgtatgggacatggctcaacttacgtatgggacatttgtctttagtgcacaaatgcattcatgggaatgactttaaatttccccatagtgtcatattcagttccacaaatcatgctacaacatgtaacaaatgaaatagacttctaagtgggtactttcccggttcaggtacccagcaaaagctaaaataaaacaaataaaagtaattaccaatttacaattaaatgtcttagtttggattccgtcatgcattaacactgtcctcatgatgtctacacatgcagatatagtatactgacactctatttctagcccatttgtaattactctagtcaatattttttcatcaaatgaaaaaaaaaaatgagcaaattctagcttgtgaccttgatatagcatacatgtacatgtacaataactaatttgtagtcttgataatttcaactttagaatcaaatgtcatgtacaatgtatttgcagatacagtttgaagtgggtactttcagtagctctaggcttaccttgcaagttgtctaagtttttataaagctttataattgtttgaaatgcagcacaaaacacaacaacaagagtacttcattttgctctgtaatcatgttttgccatgtgaattttagctgaactgcaatatcaatcaaattttaatgaaagttttagattttaaggagatagaagaatgtatgtaccaatgctgtttctgttttttttttttcaaattgcttggcttcgtgtctatgaaaccaaagacgacaaaatttgtgctactttgtacatacatacatgcttgtgtagtgatacaggaaagattatcatttgcacattcaaatctagatttgaaacacttaagtaactcactgatctgcaaattacaattttgaataaattctaataacctcatttgatcatacactaccagattgcagtgtatgttgataattgtgtagatgtggggtacaaagtaagtatgagttgatgaaggtgtctcagagcacatctgtctcttcaaacacaaaatagaaaagaaaattgaatttcctatttgtttgtgtaatttgtgtttttagcactccaaccacagaaccagtattgatattgtggtttatagcaaatgtaaactatagtcttcattttacaggattttcagaaatcatgttcatgaccttgataagtcatgacatattctgagggtgaacagttgaaatattaacaatcatatcaaaataaaaagtacaagtgtactctcatagggtttttcctttgctatcaactcaagtaatgacaaagttacctgctcacaccttaagtgatttttcttttcagtaagacctataatgttgtcattgatgcgcgccataagcacaattgttttgatttcgcttttgaggctgtacaacctgtggtacatgctgaacagtgtactgcacctaaaatgacactcagagaatcccattcttggacaaagtcattttgtagagaggtaaagttgaaaatgataactgaattaagaaaatgtccaatatcaaaatgttaacggggaatgttaattcaagaccagctgcacagcctgtaatgaaaataagaaattacaagtataaatgaatattctttattttcctttcttaatcatagaatgactcaataatgctgttcttacactctccctgaggtcatctgagtaggagaggcagatatatagacatattcttcagagtaggtgcaaagataaccattaaccaaacaaatgtaaggacatatagcatccatgtcaaaaggcggttttcccattcactttgcatgtaatgtcccatacgtaaggcatttgtcccatacgtaagcaaactttaattagttataagatgaaggactaattaaatttcctcatttagttttgctaatctggagttgaaatgaataaattagaacttcctaaagtatgattggtcaatgttacaaatcttcagaaaaaacttaaaaaaacatactcaaatccttacgtatgggacactatgttctgggaaagtgcataatttgcataattaatgtgctgaccttgtcttaccaatcgcagattatactaactcatacaggggtcatgtccataaaggaactaggtcaaggacaaattcaactgattttagatgaatatttataatttgtcccatacgtaaggtttgtttttgatttatgcaaatcaaggccatatttcttgcataaatttgcataattcaatattttctttgctggaaacatatgatttaactctttggctacaagatgatatcaataactttttgataaaatcaagatgaattttgagcatctgaggggacattatcttggacttgcccttctGCATACTAAACACCTGAGTTTGAGCCAAGTCATAAACAAGTTGCAAATAAACAAAGTTcatcatatttatatttttgtagaAAACATCATTTTGAAAGAGGAATGTCATGGGATCAATTCATATCTATTCTTGTTGAAAGTAATAAAACTTGCTGCTCATTTCTCATGGCCTTTGAACATTCTATCTTTGGTGTACATAAACTCTTCCATCATTTATCTAGGGGGCTATtagcatacactgtacattttatTCCAGTGGGTTAGTACTTGCTTCCATTGTAAACTTtgtggaaaaaagtgaaatatttctAACTTGTAAGAGAATCTGTCTGTACATTCATTATGTCACAGaggatcaaaaaaaaaaccagcagaGCTGCCTATCTTGTGTAAATATTGGATTATTGTCACTTTAGAAGCACAAGGTCAGTAGTGCTTACAAATGTAAATCATATAGCTTATACCCTTCTAGCATTCAAAAGGACTCTATGAAGTTTTGAAAGTATCATCTTGAATCTACATTCTGTTTACATACCATGTACCTGGACTGTTGaggagtacatgtatgtatgtgagaagtttttgttttgttttgatattttgacattgAGACAGCAGCAGAATATTATAAAAGGTGTGCAATGTTTGAGAAGATTCAGTGTACATGTGGAAGATATATGTgtccctgcatcacaaaaccaacaaaaagtcgccagacatggatttttagttaagaggaGATTCTGAAAAGGCAGACtcaaagctttaaaatgatgtatttatTTCTGTTACAAAAAAGGGTGTCTTTATTACTTCACTTTGTTGCAATATTTCAAACTAAGCCAAAGCTCAAATAACTCCAAAACTGTAACAATAGACTGAACACAAAGCAAACGAGTTTAAAACAACGAAGAGCAAACTCTACTCAATTCAAAaagactctcctaacctatctaaatattggaaagataggacacactctggaaagtgtgaactgagaaaacaggctttgaagtacagggtctattcaagcaatTGATCTTTACCAATTAAGCTATGATAGCTGtgggatgaatggaacaaaaaacaggatgttgaccactggagcaacaacaatgaaggaattatcagattaaactgaaattgagcatgattcattaacacattctgtagatTATAAAagccaactttcaatgcagcaGCACCATTCTTTCCAAAGTTATTGgggttgaaagtgaagaatattgacagggtttttaagaaatgaaaagagggcGCTACGAGAAACACCTgatcacactattccaccaaaaagtgttagagaaaaactgctgaaaacacaagttcctgtttgttttatgatcccaaactttaacataatgtagaagaagacttgctctttcagatattatgaaaaactcaagattggttaGGTTGGCCCATtccacctattttcagtcctcacacaaaatcactgcgtgcgactttttgttcattttgtgatgcacggtcacatatacaggTATGATTTTCATTGCCTTATGACGTTCCCTACCAGAGATGAGAGCATGGACAGTACTATGCTGCGAGATCAGCGTGAATGAGCAGCTGTTCTCAAGATTGTTGATCGTTTAATATGCACTTCTCACGGGCAGTGGTTTGAATCTTGAACATATAACACAGTGCCTAGATTACAGAATTTAACAGCCTTTATTCATAAGAAAAATTaaatttatacaaaatcatGTATTTGCACTGTGGTATTATACACAACCCACCACCTAGACATATCTCTGTGATTTTGTTAATAAGTTGATATTGTTTATTGTGCACTTGTTGCTTGTGTGTAGCAGCAATACAGAGCAGAAATTAGTGTTTGTGTGCAGATTTGTATTAAAAGGAGATTTGAAGTATTAGAATACATGTGAAACCTGTTCACAGTTGGAAACACTGTACAGAGCAAAAGTATATTATGTAACAAACATGtacaaaaagaatatatattgtatattgtatgtcaAAATCATACCCACCACTGAGATTCCTTacatttacatttcattttacatgtacattgttgcACACTGTTCATGAAGAGGCTATGTAAATCTTGAGTGTCAAATATTGCATGACATGCATTTTTGCTTACTGTGGAATTACATATTTGTGGTTGCAAACCTATT
Coding sequences within:
- the LOC140244070 gene encoding uncharacterized protein; protein product: MNSTTNDYNGSFKVRKNFFCNGTDNTKSHIEEFINRHLVCAGCRGHFQTPIYTPTLLPCLHSICPSCLEEASTRANQTGEGVRIVCPTCKQTVPSEHGLLGQDAVQLDYHADFLFEYLGYTRGLVKLCEGCEKLTTIAVACCSNCVKLLCKECLVRHQYTVGYSHQHFQDVNDLTEQDWTVFQRQQKFCVVHQSQALTLYCNGDDCKLPVCLSCCRSDHASAEHNISDLSSVIEQLKAELVELLIMSENQTKLLEKLLENIDSVTAKLTTNADEATRQIKALFSRCHKVLYEREAKLLESVKNAHERMQQGLKQQKDDAKTMLAHVAVMSDCANSNNNQNNKVSLARVQKKLVSFFQEVANGTFYPLPLANSCVEFSHTNNEALTYFDSAVRDLGKVIQSDEVPFLTLVHLEESFVYQENIVSLEMTNLQGERSTHGGAMITAKMVAPSGENVECIVVDNMDGSYVIRFFPSDPGEHFLYVEVSREPIREKPIKVPVHALATEIKGENTDEECSIEIFAKDCNGKRSSLSKDLKFKADILDPQREQLKPELYYYPYGHHCILFRPKAVGEHRVVIQLNDVTLKCSPVIVPIHRIITCKVDKTQFFLENISGMTVTNMGKIFLADTIQNERVLGFTGHGECFIKIKVPYKGDALISKDRKDNLALLFPYRQVMIFYNQKGKQIRFFDTPQVVNPVSIAVTSADETLILECLSSSILVYNSAGILQTTVGGANHALSLGYPVSMSLDSRDNIYISNKTGGAILNLTWKGDFRREIALSDTFNQIGSVDCTPDGYILIHEEKLSQVVYVISRSSGNVLRSVNVHGIVGFLEHLGVTPDGCFIKLDRKTGCLRKYRYAYYSSKNGTRQKSTPAEDVFEVIG